In Streptomyces qaidamensis, one DNA window encodes the following:
- a CDS encoding DUF1996 domain-containing protein: MGRNTRKRRTPLATKAIAASAALALGGGGLIWANFYASAHEENSANQTKSAGAQIATIQCPDVGQKLTDVPDGARQGVDKELANLDKQITEAYTRLASTRQAQAGDAGFVNNAILGPLKSKRVAAIDRIGINIRRVGGNAPGNLEQLAECKGMGAEQPETNDGNGGGQNNGDQNQGGQDQGGDQNQGGGQDQGGGQGGGQAGDNGNGAAGPVAADFVNINDVQPNSRNLPNGLAANGDSGSTGSFTAECGVNENNLFNSDNLIVAPGVDNGAHHTHDYVGNQDNDAFSSDEDLANAATSCQNQGDKSTYYWPVLRLQDGTQEFDAGDLGGGAEGNVGKILKASQADMKFVGNKASDVVAMPKFLRIITGDAKAFTNGLANANTSFSCTGFEDRQVTDKYVICPEGSQVVRTSNFQSCWDGQNIDSANHRDHVAFVQQDGSCANGFKAIPQLQVRLVYDVPAPTIENGQVKSPYAVDGFPEQLHKPITDHNDFINVMDENLMNKVVQCINSGQDCK; this comes from the coding sequence ATGGGACGCAACACAAGAAAACGCCGTACGCCGCTGGCCACCAAGGCCATTGCCGCATCGGCGGCCCTAGCGCTCGGTGGGGGCGGGCTGATCTGGGCGAACTTCTATGCCTCGGCGCACGAGGAGAACTCGGCGAACCAGACGAAGTCCGCGGGCGCGCAGATCGCCACGATCCAGTGCCCCGACGTCGGGCAGAAGCTGACCGACGTGCCGGACGGTGCTCGCCAGGGGGTGGACAAGGAGCTGGCCAACCTCGACAAGCAGATCACCGAGGCGTACACCCGGCTCGCCTCCACGCGTCAGGCACAGGCCGGTGACGCGGGCTTCGTCAACAACGCGATTCTCGGCCCGCTGAAGTCCAAGCGCGTCGCCGCCATCGACCGGATCGGGATCAACATCCGGCGGGTGGGCGGCAACGCCCCGGGCAACCTCGAACAGCTCGCCGAGTGCAAGGGCATGGGGGCCGAGCAGCCGGAGACCAACGACGGCAACGGCGGTGGTCAGAACAACGGCGACCAGAACCAGGGCGGTCAGGACCAGGGCGGCGACCAGAACCAGGGCGGCGGCCAGGACCAGGGCGGCGGCCAGGGCGGCGGCCAGGCCGGCGACAACGGCAACGGGGCCGCGGGTCCGGTGGCTGCCGACTTCGTGAACATCAACGACGTCCAGCCCAACTCCCGCAACCTCCCGAACGGTCTCGCCGCGAACGGGGACTCCGGATCCACCGGCTCGTTCACCGCGGAGTGCGGTGTCAACGAGAACAACCTGTTCAACAGTGACAACCTGATCGTCGCCCCGGGTGTCGACAACGGCGCGCACCACACGCACGACTACGTCGGCAACCAGGACAACGACGCGTTCTCCAGCGACGAGGACCTGGCCAACGCCGCCACCTCGTGCCAGAACCAGGGCGACAAGTCCACCTACTACTGGCCGGTGCTGCGTCTGCAGGACGGTACGCAGGAGTTCGACGCGGGTGACCTGGGAGGTGGCGCCGAGGGCAACGTCGGCAAGATCCTCAAGGCCAGCCAGGCCGATATGAAGTTCGTCGGCAACAAGGCGAGCGACGTCGTCGCGATGCCGAAGTTCCTGCGCATCATCACCGGTGACGCCAAGGCCTTCACCAACGGTCTCGCCAACGCCAACACCTCGTTCAGCTGCACCGGCTTCGAGGACCGGCAGGTGACGGACAAGTACGTGATCTGCCCCGAGGGCAGCCAGGTGGTGCGGACGTCCAACTTCCAGAGCTGCTGGGACGGACAGAACATCGACAGCGCCAACCACCGTGACCACGTGGCCTTCGTCCAGCAGGACGGCAGCTGCGCGAACGGCTTCAAGGCGATCCCGCAGCTCCAGGTCCGCCTGGTGTACGACGTTCCCGCCCCGACCATCGAGAACGGTCAGGTCAAGAGCCCGTACGCCGTGGACGGCTTCCCGGAGCAGCTGCACAAGCCGATCACCGACCACAACGACTTCATCAACGTCATGGACGAGAACCTGATGAACAAGGTGGTTCAGTGCATCAATAGCGGCCAGGACTGCAAGTAA
- a CDS encoding tetratricopeptide repeat protein produces MDQDWEDRVAALWDRFDDYAETEEDEARFRSDVDALVAELPEGSPHGPFEQACAWDSTGRSDKAVPLYQEALGLGLADVSPYKARRTKIQLASSLRNVGRAEEGVALLTPELLAPSDELDDAVRACLALCLSSLGRDREALALALGALAPHLPRYQRSMANYARLLVEPEPGQHPGA; encoded by the coding sequence GTGGATCAGGACTGGGAAGACCGTGTGGCCGCCCTCTGGGACCGTTTCGACGACTACGCCGAGACGGAGGAGGACGAGGCCCGCTTCCGCTCCGACGTCGACGCCCTCGTCGCCGAGCTGCCGGAGGGCAGTCCGCACGGCCCCTTCGAGCAGGCCTGCGCCTGGGACTCCACGGGCCGCTCCGACAAGGCGGTCCCCCTGTACCAGGAGGCGCTGGGGCTGGGCCTGGCCGACGTGAGCCCCTACAAGGCCCGCCGGACGAAGATCCAGCTGGCCAGCTCGCTGCGGAACGTCGGCCGGGCCGAGGAGGGCGTGGCCCTGCTGACGCCCGAGCTTCTCGCGCCGTCCGACGAGCTGGACGACGCCGTACGCGCCTGTCTCGCCCTGTGTCTGTCGAGCCTCGGCCGCGACCGGGAGGCCCTGGCGCTGGCCTTGGGCGCCCTGGCCCCGCATCTGCCGCGCTACCAGCGGTCGATGGCGAACTACGCCCGGCTGCTCGTGGAGCCCGAGCCCGGGCAGCACCCGGGGGCGTGA
- a CDS encoding TetR/AcrR family transcriptional regulator encodes MTIGVRRRMGVEERRQQLIGVALELFSRRSPDEVSIDEIASAAGISRPLVYHYFPGKLSLYEAALQRASDDLAARFVEPREGPLGARLLRVMHRYFDFVDEHGPGFSALMRGGPAVGSSTTNALVDSVRQAAYVQILSHLGVTDPPARLELVVRSWISLAESTALIWLDGRRIPREELEPQLVNDFAALAAVSAAYDEEMAALLRGIVKDEPADGPFAHLAGRLIALAG; translated from the coding sequence ATGACTATCGGGGTTCGCCGCAGAATGGGAGTCGAGGAGCGGCGGCAGCAGTTGATCGGCGTCGCCCTCGAACTGTTCAGCCGCCGCTCGCCCGACGAGGTCTCCATCGACGAGATAGCGTCGGCCGCGGGCATTTCACGCCCGTTGGTCTACCACTACTTCCCCGGCAAACTCAGCCTGTACGAGGCCGCGTTGCAGCGGGCCTCGGACGATCTGGCGGCCCGGTTCGTGGAGCCGCGCGAGGGTCCGCTGGGAGCGCGGCTGCTGCGCGTGATGCACCGCTACTTCGACTTCGTGGACGAGCACGGGCCCGGTTTCTCCGCCCTGATGCGCGGCGGTCCGGCGGTCGGCTCCTCGACGACCAACGCGCTCGTCGACTCCGTACGGCAGGCCGCGTATGTCCAGATCCTTTCGCACCTGGGCGTGACCGATCCGCCCGCGCGCCTCGAACTGGTCGTCCGTTCCTGGATCTCGCTCGCCGAGTCCACGGCGCTGATCTGGCTGGACGGCCGGCGCATCCCGCGCGAGGAGCTGGAGCCCCAGCTCGTCAACGACTTCGCGGCCCTCGCCGCGGTCAGTGCCGCCTATGACGAGGAGATGGCCGCGCTGCTGCGCGGCATCGTCAAGGACGAGCCGGCCGACGGCCCGTTCGCGCATCTGGCCGGCCGGCTCATCGCCCTGGCGGGGTGA
- a CDS encoding 5-carboxymethyl-2-hydroxymuconate Delta-isomerase, whose product MPQITVDYSADLAGDFDRPGFAKALHEATVEIAAAKPAACKSRFRPTEDIVVGPETEGHAHVHVHIALLAGRTDETKARLTQAALELLRTHLKPAEGLALHASAEVRDLDPSYAKFES is encoded by the coding sequence ATGCCGCAGATCACCGTCGACTATTCCGCCGACCTCGCCGGCGACTTCGACCGGCCCGGTTTCGCGAAGGCGCTGCACGAGGCGACGGTCGAGATCGCGGCCGCCAAACCGGCGGCGTGCAAGAGCCGGTTCCGTCCGACCGAGGACATCGTGGTCGGCCCCGAGACCGAGGGGCACGCTCATGTGCACGTCCACATCGCGCTCCTCGCCGGCCGTACCGACGAGACCAAGGCCCGGCTCACCCAGGCCGCGCTGGAGCTGCTGCGGACCCACCTCAAGCCCGCCGAGGGGCTCGCGCTGCACGCCTCCGCCGAGGTCCGCGACCTGGACCCGTCGTACGCCAAGTTCGAGAGCTGA
- a CDS encoding fused response regulator/phosphatase, with the protein MQHSPGTTVLVVDDVAASRYAMGAVLQRAGHRVVPVASGGEALVELDVRLRDGTLPDVALVDVGLPDMSGFELCRRVRAQPPMAALPVVHFSAAATAPGDRCRGLDAGGDAYLTVPAEPREIQAVVRAAVRGARRTTGAETAVHRLTLLAEAVITVQAARCPRELATAAAEGTARLTASPAVVFVIGPDGEPYRGTARGRPAGADGDAHQAAARLVTRLAEGRTGVHTTVVPAPLWPAGVFRPGVEEDARVTVATAQDGRTTVCLATPVRRTEVSDPADDGLRARLAQATALAAEPLLMYQVERHVALTLQRSFLPRPHKLPHLPGVDIVVRYVPASEQTEIGGDFYAALRTRDGILTAVGDVVGHSLDAATVMVEIRHALRAYCVDESDPVVLATRLDRMLQEYHPDVTATVCLALVDPGSGRVRIANAGHIPPLILRAGGDAGYADACGPLLGLGLERPPATECRLHRTDRLLMVTDGLIETRGIPITTSMDQLRTAAADAPPGLDTLCDVLLGCFGRDPEDDIAMLALRLG; encoded by the coding sequence ATGCAGCACAGCCCCGGCACCACCGTGCTGGTCGTGGACGATGTCGCGGCCAGCCGGTACGCCATGGGCGCGGTGCTGCAACGGGCCGGCCACCGGGTCGTGCCCGTCGCCAGCGGCGGCGAGGCGCTCGTCGAACTCGACGTACGGCTGCGGGACGGCACCCTGCCCGACGTGGCCCTCGTCGACGTGGGCCTGCCCGACATGAGCGGTTTCGAACTGTGCCGCCGGGTCCGGGCCCAGCCGCCCATGGCAGCGCTGCCCGTCGTGCACTTCTCCGCCGCCGCGACCGCACCCGGTGACCGGTGCCGGGGGCTGGACGCCGGCGGGGACGCCTATCTGACCGTGCCCGCCGAACCACGGGAGATCCAGGCCGTCGTCCGGGCCGCCGTACGCGGGGCCCGTCGCACCACGGGCGCCGAGACCGCCGTGCACCGGCTGACGCTGCTGGCCGAGGCCGTCATCACCGTGCAGGCGGCCCGCTGCCCGCGGGAACTCGCCACCGCGGCCGCCGAGGGCACCGCACGCCTCACCGCCTCACCCGCCGTGGTGTTCGTCATCGGCCCGGACGGCGAGCCGTACCGCGGCACGGCCCGGGGCCGCCCCGCCGGCGCCGACGGCGACGCCCACCAGGCGGCGGCACGGCTGGTCACCCGGCTCGCGGAGGGCCGCACGGGCGTGCACACCACCGTCGTCCCCGCGCCGCTGTGGCCGGCCGGGGTCTTCCGGCCGGGCGTCGAGGAGGACGCCCGCGTGACCGTGGCGACGGCCCAGGACGGCCGGACGACGGTGTGCCTCGCCACGCCCGTCCGGCGTACGGAGGTCAGCGACCCCGCGGACGACGGGCTGCGCGCCCGCCTCGCGCAGGCCACCGCGCTCGCCGCCGAACCGCTGCTGATGTACCAGGTGGAGCGGCACGTCGCCCTCACCCTCCAGCGCAGCTTCCTGCCCCGGCCGCACAAGCTGCCGCACCTGCCGGGCGTCGACATCGTCGTCCGCTACGTGCCCGCCTCCGAGCAGACCGAGATCGGCGGCGACTTCTACGCCGCCCTGCGCACCCGCGACGGGATCCTCACCGCGGTCGGGGACGTCGTCGGGCACTCGCTGGACGCGGCCACCGTCATGGTCGAGATCCGCCACGCCCTGCGCGCCTACTGCGTCGACGAGAGCGACCCGGTCGTACTGGCCACGCGGCTCGACCGGATGCTCCAGGAGTACCACCCCGACGTCACGGCCACCGTGTGCCTGGCCCTGGTCGACCCCGGCAGCGGGCGGGTACGCATCGCCAACGCCGGCCACATCCCGCCGCTGATCCTGCGCGCGGGAGGCGACGCCGGGTACGCCGACGCCTGCGGTCCGCTGCTCGGACTGGGCCTGGAGCGGCCCCCGGCGACCGAGTGCCGTCTGCACCGCACCGACCGCCTGCTCATGGTCACCGACGGCCTCATCGAGACCCGCGGCATCCCCATCACGACCTCCATGGACCAGCTCCGCACGGCCGCCGCCGACGCCCCGCCCGGCCTCGACACCCTCTGCGACGTGCTGCTGGGCTGCTTCGGCCGCGACCCCGAGGACGACATCGCGATGCTGGCCCTGCGGCTAGGGTGA
- the pulA gene encoding pullulanase-type alpha-1,6-glucosidase, translated as MIPRWPTPSRRRTAHAGRVAAVTVTALAAALVQPLAARADTPPPPPSDAKLAAEPARHDATREQFYFVLPDRFANGDPRNDKGGLTGSRLATGHDPTDKGFYQGGDLKGLTRKLDYIKGLGTTALWMAPIFKNRPVQGTGANASAGYHGYWISDFTQVDPHFGTNEDLETLIDKAHAKGMKVFFDVITNHTADVVDYEEKSYDYLSKGAFPYLTKDGRPFDDADYADGRRDFPEVDSGSFPRTPKVTGKNKVPSWLNDPTMYHNRGDSTFAGESSAHGDFSGLDDLWTERPEVVRGMEKIYQRWVRDFDIDGFRIDTVKHVNMEFWTQWATALDAYAAKRGRDDFFMFGEVYSADTDVTSPYVTQGRLDATLDFPFQEAARQYASQGASAQKLAGVFGDDYKYTTGKANAYEQVTFLGNHDMGRIGSFLKQDDPKATDAELLAKDKLANELMFLSRGNPVVYYGDEQGFTGPGGDKDARQTMFASRTADYLDDDRIGTDRTHAEDAYDTKAPLYRQISALAALRKANPALTDGVQQQRYAADGPGVYAFSRTDAKNGTEYVVAFNNAGEAKTATFPTGSAGMTFRGIHGTSAAPKSDSGKKLTVTVPAGSAIVLKASGRLAKPATAPTIMLKAPAAGATGTAEVSADVDGGQLNRVVFAAQTGNGRWQTLGSADHAPFKVTHTIGKDVAPGTALRYKAVVIDAAGRTASSLAASTTGTPPAPEPPTASSRDYAIVHYKRADGDYADWGLYAWGDLAEGEATEWPDSHPFTGRDAYGAFAWVKLKPGASNVGFLVIDKDGNKDVSADRTIDVTKTGEIWIEQGKDTVTTERPEYPAPDKGKAVLHYHRADGNHDGWGLHVWTGAANPTEWSKPLEPVKTDSYGAVFEVPLTDGATSLSYILHKGDEKDLPTDQSLDLRASGHEVWLVSGQEKYLLPQPAGSAAALDLTTSKAVWIDRNTLAWNGSEAAASTQLLYARDGSIAAKDGTLTGDAKWLRLSKSELTDAQKAKFPHLKEYDAWTVDPRDRDRVREALRGQVVATQRAVNGAVLAATGVQIAGVLDDLYPGATKADLGPTFSKGRPTLSVWAPTAQQVSLEIGDSTTAMKRDAATGVWSVTGPKSWKGKPYRYVVKVWAPSVRKVVTNKVTDPYALALTADSKRSLVVDLDDKALKPSGWSAYTKPKAVPLRDAQIQELHIRDFSVEDRTAKHPGTYLAFTDKASDGGKHLRELAKAGTSYVHLLPAFDIATIPERKADQAKTDCDLASFPADSDKQQECVGKTAAKDAYNWGYDPFHYTVPEGSYATDPDGTARTVEFRKMVKALNDDGLRVVMDVVYNHTAASGQDRTSVLDRIVPGYYQRLLADGSVANSTCCANTAPENAMMGKLVVDSVVTWAKEYKVDGFRFDLMGHHPKANILAVRGALDALTLAEDGVDGKKIILYGEGWNFGEIADDARFTQATQKNMAGTGIATFSDRARDAVRGGGPFDEDPGVQGFASGLYTDPNSSKNNGTPAEQKARLLHYQDLIRVGLSGNLAGYRFTDTRGEEVKGSEVDYNGAPAGYADAPGDALAYADAHDNESLFDALAFKLPASTSAADRARMQVLAMATATLSQGPALSQAGTDLLRSKSLDRNSYDSGDWFNAVHWRCEDGNGFGRGLPMAADNADKWPYAKPLLTKVEVGCEQIEGTSAVYRDLLRIRSTEKDFSLGTAAQVQSRLSFPLSGTDETPGVITMRLGDLVVVFNATPDKQEQRVPALAEAGYRLHPVQAAGADSTVKSASYVAESGTFAVPGRTVAVFTRAAG; from the coding sequence GTGATACCGAGATGGCCGACGCCGTCGAGGCGCCGAACCGCCCATGCCGGACGGGTCGCTGCGGTCACCGTGACCGCGCTGGCCGCAGCGCTCGTCCAGCCCCTCGCGGCGCGGGCCGACACACCGCCCCCGCCTCCCTCCGACGCCAAGCTGGCCGCCGAGCCCGCCCGGCACGACGCCACCCGTGAGCAGTTCTACTTCGTCCTGCCGGACCGTTTCGCCAATGGTGACCCGCGCAACGACAAGGGCGGCCTGACCGGCTCCCGCCTCGCCACCGGCCACGACCCCACCGACAAGGGCTTCTACCAGGGCGGCGACCTCAAGGGCCTGACCAGGAAGCTCGACTACATCAAGGGCCTCGGCACCACCGCCCTCTGGATGGCCCCGATCTTCAAGAACCGGCCCGTGCAGGGCACCGGGGCGAACGCATCGGCCGGCTACCACGGTTACTGGATCAGCGACTTCACCCAGGTCGACCCGCACTTCGGCACCAACGAGGACCTGGAAACCCTCATCGACAAAGCCCACGCCAAGGGCATGAAGGTCTTCTTCGACGTCATCACCAACCACACCGCGGACGTCGTCGACTACGAGGAGAAGTCCTACGACTACCTGTCCAAGGGCGCGTTCCCGTACCTGACGAAGGACGGCAGACCCTTCGACGACGCGGACTACGCGGACGGGCGACGGGACTTCCCCGAGGTCGACAGCGGCTCCTTCCCGCGCACGCCGAAGGTCACCGGCAAGAACAAGGTCCCGTCGTGGCTCAACGACCCGACGATGTACCACAACCGCGGCGACTCCACCTTCGCCGGGGAGAGCTCCGCCCACGGTGACTTCTCCGGGCTCGACGACCTGTGGACCGAGCGGCCCGAGGTCGTGCGGGGCATGGAGAAGATCTACCAGCGCTGGGTGCGGGACTTCGACATCGACGGCTTCCGGATCGACACCGTGAAGCACGTCAACATGGAGTTCTGGACCCAGTGGGCCACGGCCCTCGACGCCTACGCCGCCAAGCGGGGCCGGGACGACTTCTTCATGTTCGGCGAGGTGTACTCGGCCGACACGGACGTCACCTCCCCGTACGTCACCCAGGGCCGGCTCGACGCCACGCTCGACTTCCCCTTCCAGGAGGCGGCCCGCCAGTACGCCTCTCAGGGCGCGAGCGCGCAGAAGCTCGCCGGTGTCTTCGGCGACGACTACAAGTACACGACCGGCAAGGCCAACGCGTACGAGCAGGTCACCTTCCTCGGCAACCACGACATGGGCCGGATCGGGTCCTTCCTGAAGCAGGACGACCCGAAGGCCACCGACGCCGAGCTCCTCGCCAAGGACAAGCTCGCCAACGAGCTGATGTTCCTCAGCCGCGGCAACCCCGTCGTCTACTACGGCGACGAGCAGGGCTTCACCGGCCCGGGCGGCGACAAGGACGCCCGGCAGACCATGTTCGCCTCGCGCACCGCCGACTACCTCGACGACGACCGCATCGGCACCGACCGCACCCACGCCGAGGACGCCTACGACACCAAGGCGCCGCTCTACCGGCAGATCAGCGCCCTCGCGGCGCTCCGCAAGGCCAACCCCGCGCTCACCGACGGCGTCCAGCAGCAGCGGTACGCGGCCGACGGCCCGGGTGTCTACGCCTTCTCCCGCACCGACGCGAAGAACGGCACCGAGTACGTCGTCGCCTTCAACAACGCGGGCGAGGCGAAGACGGCGACCTTCCCGACCGGCTCGGCCGGCATGACGTTCAGAGGCATCCACGGCACCAGCGCCGCCCCGAAGAGCGACAGCGGCAAGAAGCTCACCGTCACCGTCCCGGCCGGCTCGGCGATCGTCCTCAAGGCGTCCGGCAGGCTCGCCAAGCCCGCCACAGCGCCCACGATCATGCTGAAGGCCCCGGCCGCCGGCGCCACCGGCACCGCGGAGGTCTCCGCGGATGTGGACGGCGGGCAGCTGAACCGGGTCGTCTTCGCCGCGCAGACCGGCAACGGCAGGTGGCAGACCCTCGGCTCCGCCGACCACGCCCCGTTCAAGGTCACCCACACGATCGGGAAGGACGTGGCGCCCGGCACGGCCCTGCGCTACAAGGCCGTCGTCATCGACGCGGCCGGCCGCACCGCGAGCTCCCTCGCCGCCTCCACCACCGGCACCCCGCCCGCCCCCGAGCCGCCCACCGCCTCCTCCCGCGACTACGCGATCGTGCACTACAAGCGCGCCGACGGGGACTACGCCGACTGGGGCCTGTACGCCTGGGGCGACCTGGCCGAGGGCGAGGCCACCGAGTGGCCCGACAGTCACCCCTTCACCGGCCGCGACGCCTACGGCGCCTTCGCCTGGGTCAAGCTCAAGCCCGGCGCCTCGAACGTGGGCTTCCTCGTCATCGACAAGGACGGGAACAAGGACGTCTCCGCCGACCGCACGATCGACGTCACGAAGACCGGCGAGATCTGGATCGAGCAGGGCAAGGACACCGTCACCACCGAGCGCCCCGAGTATCCGGCGCCCGACAAGGGCAAGGCCGTCCTGCACTACCACCGGGCCGACGGGAACCACGACGGCTGGGGCCTGCACGTCTGGACCGGCGCCGCGAACCCCACCGAGTGGTCGAAGCCCCTCGAACCGGTCAAGACTGATTCCTATGGCGCAGTCTTCGAGGTACCGCTCACCGACGGAGCCACCAGCCTCAGCTACATCCTGCACAAGGGCGACGAGAAGGACCTGCCCACCGACCAGTCGCTCGACCTCAGGGCGAGCGGCCACGAGGTGTGGCTGGTGAGCGGCCAGGAGAAGTACCTGCTCCCGCAGCCCGCGGGCAGTGCGGCCGCCCTCGACCTGACCACCTCCAAAGCCGTCTGGATCGACCGGAACACCCTCGCGTGGAACGGCTCCGAGGCCGCCGCCTCCACCCAGCTGCTCTACGCCCGCGACGGCTCGATCGCCGCGAAGGACGGCACCCTGACCGGCGACGCGAAGTGGCTGCGCCTGTCGAAGAGCGAGCTGACCGACGCCCAGAAGGCGAAGTTCCCGCATCTGAAGGAGTACGACGCCTGGACCGTCGACCCGCGCGACCGCGACCGGGTCCGCGAGGCCCTGCGCGGCCAGGTCGTCGCCACCCAGCGCGCGGTGAACGGAGCGGTGCTCGCGGCGACCGGCGTCCAGATCGCCGGTGTCCTCGACGACCTGTACCCCGGCGCCACCAAGGCCGACCTGGGGCCGACGTTCTCCAAGGGCCGCCCCACGCTGTCCGTGTGGGCGCCGACCGCACAGCAGGTGTCCCTGGAGATCGGTGACTCCACCACCGCGATGAAACGCGACGCCGCCACCGGCGTCTGGTCCGTCACCGGCCCGAAGTCCTGGAAGGGCAAGCCCTACCGTTACGTCGTGAAGGTCTGGGCGCCCAGCGTCCGCAAGGTCGTCACCAACAAGGTCACCGACCCCTACGCCCTCGCCCTCACAGCCGACTCGAAGCGCAGCCTCGTCGTCGACCTGGACGACAAGGCGCTCAAGCCCTCCGGCTGGTCGGCGTACACCAAGCCGAAGGCCGTACCGCTGCGGGACGCCCAGATCCAGGAGCTGCACATCCGGGACTTCTCCGTCGAGGACCGCACGGCGAAGCACCCCGGCACCTATCTGGCCTTCACCGACAAGGCCAGTGACGGCGGCAAGCACCTGCGCGAGCTGGCGAAGGCGGGCACCTCGTACGTGCACCTGCTGCCCGCGTTCGACATCGCCACGATCCCGGAGCGGAAGGCCGACCAGGCGAAGACCGACTGCGACCTGGCCTCCTTCCCCGCCGACTCCGACAAGCAGCAGGAGTGCGTCGGGAAGACCGCCGCGAAGGACGCCTACAACTGGGGCTACGACCCGTTCCACTACACGGTCCCCGAGGGCTCCTACGCCACCGACCCGGACGGCACCGCCCGCACCGTCGAGTTCCGGAAGATGGTGAAGGCCCTCAACGACGACGGACTGCGGGTCGTCATGGACGTCGTCTACAACCACACCGCCGCGAGCGGCCAGGACAGGACAAGCGTCCTCGACCGGATCGTGCCCGGCTACTACCAGCGGCTCCTCGCCGACGGCTCGGTCGCGAACAGCACCTGCTGCGCCAACACCGCCCCCGAGAACGCCATGATGGGCAAGCTGGTCGTCGACTCGGTCGTCACGTGGGCCAAGGAGTACAAGGTCGACGGCTTCCGCTTCGACCTCATGGGCCACCACCCGAAGGCCAACATCCTCGCGGTCCGGGGGGCCCTCGACGCGCTGACCCTCGCCGAGGACGGCGTCGACGGCAAGAAGATCATCCTCTACGGCGAGGGCTGGAACTTCGGCGAGATCGCCGACGACGCCCGGTTCACCCAGGCCACGCAGAAGAACATGGCCGGCACCGGCATCGCCACCTTCTCCGACCGTGCCCGCGACGCGGTGCGCGGCGGCGGCCCCTTCGACGAGGACCCCGGCGTCCAGGGCTTCGCGTCCGGCCTGTACACCGACCCCAACTCCTCGAAGAACAACGGCACTCCGGCCGAGCAGAAGGCCCGTCTGCTGCACTACCAGGACCTGATCAGGGTCGGCCTCTCCGGCAACCTCGCCGGCTACCGCTTCACCGACACCCGGGGCGAGGAGGTCAAGGGCTCCGAGGTCGACTACAACGGCGCCCCCGCCGGGTACGCCGACGCCCCCGGTGACGCCCTCGCCTACGCCGACGCCCACGACAACGAGTCCCTGTTCGACGCGCTCGCCTTCAAGCTGCCCGCTTCGACGAGCGCGGCCGACCGGGCCCGGATGCAGGTCCTGGCCATGGCGACGGCCACCCTCTCGCAGGGCCCGGCCCTCTCCCAGGCGGGCACCGACCTGCTGCGCTCCAAGTCCCTGGACCGCAATTCCTACGACAGCGGCGACTGGTTCAACGCCGTCCACTGGAGGTGTGAGGACGGCAACGGCTTCGGCCGCGGCCTGCCCATGGCGGCGGACAACGCCGACAAGTGGCCGTACGCCAAACCCTTGCTGACCAAGGTCGAGGTGGGCTGCGAGCAGATCGAGGGCACCTCGGCCGTCTACCGCGACCTGCTGCGGATCCGGAGCACCGAGAAGGACTTCTCCCTCGGCACGGCCGCACAGGTGCAGTCCCGGCTGTCCTTCCCGCTGTCCGGCACGGACGAGACGCCCGGCGTGATCACCATGCGGCTCGGTGACCTCGTCGTCGTCTTCAACGCCACGCCCGACAAGCAGGAGCAGCGCGTGCCCGCACTCGCCGAGGCGGGGTACCGGCTGCATCCGGTCCAGGCTGCGGGGGCGGACTCTACCGTCAAGTCCGCCTCCTATGTTGCCGAATCGGGAACCTTCGCCGTTCCGGGGCGCACGGTCGCCGTCTTCACCCGGGCCGCCGGATAG